One region of Thermus thermamylovorans genomic DNA includes:
- a CDS encoding efflux RND transporter permease subunit yields MRENRLVSFFVERFVFATALFLGVVLVGLLLGSRLGVELLPRFTFPVVAVTASYPGAGPEEVVEEVVRPLEDALATLAGVDQIGANAGEGFALIFVQFQQGVNVDQALVEVSQKVAAVRDRLPRDASAPVVQKFDPTAFPILFLALEGPGASLAELGRLAEEGVKPRLQQVPGVAEVRLAGAPREAIRVYLDPDRLRLFGVSPLQVSQAIGQAAVSLPLGSLEDGRRQILTLRSTPRTPEEVAEVLVDPVRGLRVRDLGRVSLEAEGAETLSRFNGRPVVQLAVVKTPEGNAVAVADGVLRQLAEIPLPEGYRILPAFDTTEAIRNAVRDTGREVLLASLAVALTVLLFLGQLNSVFSVLLAIPITLSGALLLFGVLGFTFNLLTLLALIVAVGIVVDDSIVVTENIDRYRKMGLPPKEAVIRGASEVSAAVGAATLSLLAVFLPISFLPGLIGDIFRQFALGVAAAIAVSYLEAFLFLTVRLAYLPDPEPPPLKEALRALRLLPQDLRFGFREAPRSPLFWALALGLAALLYRLQPPLALLALLTPLLAGLLRYGGRLFLDLLGALVRALWQGVQRGTDRVASGYVGLLDWTLGRPWLPLGLGLLFFASGLLLLPRIPFSFVAASDTGRLTVTLRLPEGTPLLVADGAVRRLEALFLADPAVKSVLATTGARTIGGLGAANPARGELQVTLRPKRERDPIRAVEARLQALGEEALRDFPGASLRVFAQTGPEAGDADLQLTLTAPSRALLEERVPRILEAIQTLPYVEEARSTLDGAGFERVFRPDPARLAQAGLTPQEVALTLRAYLAGVEAATARGGEREYPILVQADPLRVRSEGDLLALPIFSPARQAALPLSQVGRFTSEPAPTTLSRLNGGWSAGVNLFLRPEAPGQFQVQAEIRELLEGEGLLAGLSLVPTGIASLTQDLAELAPFAFALALVLNYLVIASQFNAWRFPLYLFLPVPLAVAGALWGVYLLGLGLDVISVLGLVILIGLVTKNAILLLDFTVRRLEATDLRTALLEAARLRFRPILMTTLTLLVISLPILLSLGEGTEYRRPLGAIILGGVSTSALLTLFVVPAAFYAFEGRRRAKRPREEAPALR; encoded by the coding sequence GTGAGGGAGAACCGCCTGGTGAGCTTCTTCGTGGAGCGCTTCGTCTTCGCCACCGCCCTCTTCCTGGGGGTGGTCCTGGTGGGCCTGCTCCTGGGAAGCCGCCTGGGGGTGGAGCTCCTGCCCCGCTTCACCTTCCCGGTGGTGGCGGTGACCGCCAGCTACCCGGGGGCGGGCCCGGAGGAGGTGGTGGAGGAGGTGGTGCGCCCCCTGGAGGACGCCCTGGCCACCCTGGCAGGGGTGGACCAGATCGGGGCCAACGCCGGGGAGGGGTTCGCCCTGATCTTCGTCCAGTTCCAGCAGGGGGTGAACGTGGACCAGGCCTTGGTGGAGGTCTCCCAGAAGGTGGCCGCCGTCCGCGACCGCCTCCCCCGGGACGCCTCCGCCCCCGTGGTGCAGAAGTTCGACCCCACCGCCTTCCCCATCCTCTTCCTGGCCCTGGAGGGGCCGGGGGCCAGCCTGGCGGAGCTGGGACGGCTGGCGGAGGAAGGGGTCAAGCCCAGGCTGCAGCAGGTGCCCGGGGTGGCGGAGGTGCGCCTGGCGGGAGCCCCCAGGGAGGCCATCCGGGTCTACCTGGACCCTGACCGGCTGCGCCTTTTCGGCGTGAGCCCCCTCCAGGTGAGCCAGGCCATCGGCCAGGCCGCGGTCTCCCTGCCCCTGGGGAGCCTGGAGGACGGGCGGCGGCAGATCCTCACCCTGCGCAGCACCCCCAGGACCCCGGAGGAGGTGGCGGAGGTCCTGGTGGACCCCGTGCGGGGCCTGCGGGTGCGGGACCTGGGGCGGGTCAGCCTGGAGGCGGAAGGGGCGGAGACCCTGAGCCGCTTCAACGGCCGCCCCGTGGTCCAGCTGGCCGTGGTCAAGACCCCCGAGGGCAACGCCGTGGCGGTGGCGGACGGGGTGCTGCGGCAGCTGGCGGAGATCCCCCTGCCTGAGGGGTACCGGATCCTCCCCGCCTTCGACACCACGGAGGCCATCCGCAACGCCGTGCGGGACACGGGGCGGGAGGTCCTCCTGGCCTCCCTGGCCGTGGCCCTCACCGTCCTCCTCTTCCTGGGCCAGCTCAACTCGGTGTTCTCCGTCCTGCTGGCCATCCCCATCACCCTCTCGGGGGCCCTCCTCCTCTTCGGGGTCCTGGGCTTCACCTTCAACCTCCTCACCCTCTTGGCCCTGATCGTGGCGGTGGGCATCGTGGTGGACGACTCCATCGTGGTCACGGAGAACATCGACCGCTACCGCAAGATGGGCCTCCCTCCCAAGGAGGCGGTGATCCGGGGGGCCAGCGAGGTGAGCGCCGCCGTGGGGGCGGCCACCCTCAGCCTCCTGGCGGTCTTCCTCCCCATCAGCTTCCTCCCCGGGCTCATCGGGGACATCTTCCGCCAGTTCGCCCTGGGGGTGGCGGCGGCCATCGCCGTGAGCTACCTGGAGGCCTTCCTCTTCCTCACCGTGCGCCTGGCCTACCTGCCCGACCCCGAGCCCCCGCCCCTCAAGGAGGCCCTCCGGGCCCTGCGCCTCCTGCCCCAGGACCTGCGCTTCGGGTTCCGGGAGGCCCCCAGAAGCCCCCTCTTCTGGGCCCTGGCCCTGGGCCTGGCCGCCCTCCTTTACCGGCTCCAGCCCCCCCTGGCCCTCCTGGCCCTCCTCACCCCCCTCCTGGCGGGCCTCCTGCGCTACGGGGGGAGGCTCTTCCTGGACCTGCTGGGGGCCCTGGTGCGGGCCCTTTGGCAGGGGGTGCAACGGGGGACGGACCGGGTGGCCTCGGGCTATGTGGGCCTCCTGGACTGGACCCTGGGGCGCCCCTGGCTCCCCTTGGGGCTCGGCCTCCTCTTCTTCGCCTCGGGGCTCCTCCTCCTGCCCCGCATCCCCTTCAGCTTCGTGGCGGCCAGCGACACCGGCCGCCTCACCGTCACCCTCCGCCTCCCCGAAGGCACCCCTCTCCTGGTCGCAGACGGCGCGGTGCGGCGCCTGGAGGCCCTCTTCCTGGCCGACCCCGCGGTGAAGAGCGTCCTGGCCACCACCGGGGCCCGGACCATCGGGGGGCTGGGGGCGGCCAACCCCGCCCGGGGGGAGCTGCAGGTCACCCTCAGGCCCAAGCGGGAGCGGGACCCCATCCGGGCGGTGGAGGCCCGGCTCCAGGCCCTGGGGGAGGAGGCCCTGAGGGACTTCCCCGGGGCGAGCCTGCGGGTCTTCGCCCAGACCGGGCCCGAGGCCGGGGACGCGGACCTGCAGCTCACCCTCACCGCCCCCAGCCGGGCCCTCCTGGAGGAGCGGGTGCCGCGGATCCTCGAGGCCATCCAAACCCTGCCCTACGTGGAGGAGGCCCGGAGCACCCTGGACGGGGCGGGCTTCGAACGGGTCTTCCGCCCCGACCCCGCCCGCCTGGCCCAGGCCGGCCTCACCCCCCAGGAGGTGGCCCTCACCTTACGGGCCTACCTGGCGGGGGTGGAGGCGGCCACCGCCCGCGGTGGGGAGCGGGAATACCCCATCCTGGTCCAGGCGGACCCCTTGCGGGTGAGAAGCGAGGGGGACCTCCTCGCCCTCCCCATCTTCTCCCCCGCCCGTCAGGCGGCCCTTCCCCTCTCCCAGGTGGGGAGGTTCACCAGCGAGCCCGCCCCCACCACCCTAAGCCGCCTGAACGGGGGGTGGAGCGCGGGGGTGAACCTCTTCCTGCGGCCGGAGGCCCCGGGGCAGTTCCAGGTGCAGGCGGAGATCCGGGAGCTTCTGGAGGGGGAGGGGCTGCTGGCGGGCCTCAGCCTGGTGCCCACGGGGATCGCCAGCCTCACCCAGGACCTGGCGGAACTGGCCCCCTTCGCCTTCGCCCTGGCCCTGGTGCTGAACTACCTGGTGATCGCCAGCCAGTTCAACGCCTGGCGCTTCCCCCTTTACCTCTTCCTGCCCGTCCCCCTGGCGGTGGCGGGAGCCCTTTGGGGGGTCTACCTCCTGGGGCTGGGCCTGGACGTGATCAGCGTCCTGGGCCTGGTGATCCTCATCGGCCTGGTCACCAAAAACGCCATCCTCCTCCTGGACTTCACCGTGCGCCGGCTGGAGGCCACCGACCTGCGCACGGCCCTGCTGGAGGCCGCCCGCCTCCGCTTCCGGCCCATCCTCATGACCACCCTGACCCTCCTGGTCATCAGCCTGCCCATCCTCCTTTCCCTAGGGGAGGGGACGGAGTACCGCAGGCCCCTGGGGGCCATCATCCTAGGGGGGGTTTCCACCTCCGCCCTCCTCACCCTCTTCGTGGTCCCCGCGGCCTTCTACGCCTTCGAGGGGAGGCGGCGGGCAAAGAGGCCCAGGGAGGAAGCCCCTGCCCTGAGGTGA
- a CDS encoding alpha/beta hydrolase: protein MDARKLLLLFLLAATLLAAGVVGVSYHFLRPLRAEGLAREALLRPGLEAREAPYGLELIPRAPKALLAFYPGARVEPLAYAPVLAPVAEAGYLVALLEVPSGIALLARERALEAGRAHPGLPLVVGGHSLGGVAAAEVAAREGLPLVLFASYPEADLSGERFPTLALYGTEDGLLPPEEAREKARRLPRGARVVFLEGLNHAGFGAYGAQRGDRPATRPREELWRGIAEEVLLFLESLGLEAPPLPQSRRSAPAAP from the coding sequence GTGGACGCCCGGAAGCTCCTCCTCCTCTTCCTCCTGGCCGCCACCCTCCTGGCGGCGGGGGTGGTGGGGGTGTCCTACCACTTCCTCAGGCCCCTCAGGGCGGAGGGCCTGGCCCGGGAGGCCCTCCTCCGCCCCGGCCTGGAGGCGCGGGAGGCCCCGTACGGTCTGGAGCTCATCCCCCGGGCCCCCAAGGCCCTCCTGGCCTTCTACCCCGGGGCCCGGGTGGAGCCTTTGGCCTACGCCCCCGTCCTGGCCCCCGTGGCCGAGGCCGGGTACCTGGTGGCCCTCCTGGAGGTCCCCTCGGGCATCGCCCTCCTGGCCCGGGAAAGGGCCCTGGAGGCTGGGAGGGCCCACCCCGGCCTTCCCCTGGTGGTAGGGGGGCACAGCCTGGGCGGGGTGGCCGCGGCGGAGGTGGCCGCCCGGGAGGGCCTCCCTCTGGTCCTCTTCGCCAGCTACCCCGAGGCCGACCTCTCGGGGGAGCGCTTCCCCACCCTGGCCCTTTACGGCACGGAGGACGGCCTCCTGCCCCCTGAGGAGGCCCGGGAAAAGGCCCGGCGCCTGCCCCGGGGCGCCCGGGTGGTCTTCCTGGAAGGCCTGAACCACGCGGGCTTCGGGGCCTACGGGGCGCAGCGGGGAGACCGGCCCGCCACCCGGCCCCGGGAAGAGCTCTGGCGGGGGATCGCCGAGGAGGTCCTCCTCTTTCTGGAGAGCCTGGGCCTGGAGGCGCCCCCCTTGCCCCAGTCCCGGCGGTCCGCCCCGGCCGCCCCATAA
- the nrfD gene encoding NrfD/PsrC family molybdoenzyme membrane anchor subunit yields the protein MARKRPWDVRLSLYTWTKGLASGLYLVGGALLLLGDLGPDHPLWRWQIPLLALFFLVLTAGLLVSELGHPERFYKVLLGRPQSWLTRGAYLLTAFGGLLGLHLLVSLLDWTGLYPLLAGLGLPLALMNAAYTAYLFRQVGSTSLWLSPLLPLSLGVQAVALGAATLLLLHPATLPAWLLPTAALAHLGLVLLEIGRQGPGFVEALARGERLALRLGAGLPLLGLLAPWLKGMSALAFLAGLLAYAHFLAQAGQAKDPSLGEGWRDPDARW from the coding sequence ATGGCCCGGAAAAGACCCTGGGATGTCCGCCTGAGCCTCTACACCTGGACCAAGGGGCTGGCCAGCGGCCTTTACCTGGTGGGCGGTGCCCTTCTGCTCCTGGGGGATCTGGGCCCCGACCACCCCCTCTGGCGCTGGCAAATCCCCCTCTTGGCCCTCTTTTTCCTGGTCCTCACCGCCGGGCTGCTGGTCTCCGAGCTAGGGCATCCCGAGCGCTTCTACAAGGTACTCCTGGGACGGCCCCAGAGCTGGCTCACCCGGGGAGCCTACCTGCTCACCGCCTTCGGAGGGCTCCTGGGCCTGCACCTCCTGGTCAGCCTGCTGGACTGGACGGGGCTTTACCCCCTCCTGGCAGGGCTCGGCCTGCCCCTGGCCCTCATGAACGCGGCCTACACCGCCTACCTTTTCCGCCAGGTAGGCTCCACCTCCTTGTGGCTGAGCCCCTTGCTGCCCCTCAGCCTGGGGGTCCAGGCCGTGGCCCTGGGCGCGGCCACCCTGCTCCTCCTCCACCCCGCCACGCTCCCGGCCTGGCTCTTGCCGACCGCTGCTCTGGCCCACCTGGGCCTCGTCCTGCTGGAGATCGGCCGGCAGGGTCCGGGGTTCGTGGAAGCCCTGGCACGGGGGGAGCGCCTCGCTCTACGGCTGGGAGCGGGGCTCCCCCTTTTGGGCCTCCTGGCCCCCTGGCTGAAGGGGATGAGCGCCCTTGCCTTCCTGGCAGGCCTCCTGGCCTACGCCCATTTCCTGGCCCAGGCGGGGCAGGCCAAAGACCCCTCCCTGGGGGAGGGGTGGCGGGACCCGGACGCCCGTTGGTGA